In Brevibacillus brevis, a genomic segment contains:
- a CDS encoding serine hydrolase domain-containing protein has product MNGWIDSFEAYAQTLLGEAKAPGAVVGVKKNGEWLYQGTFGYRDREQGLPLSMDTVFGIASVTKSFTCVAIMQLQEAGKLSVHDPVVKYLPELRMGAEEWRNKITIHHFMTHTPGMPPLPFLDGAMKRSLEQDPAIRGTEAEAELQKLPYLDTYEEVLAAISDFNGAPLGEPGEVFSYNNDAYGLLGAIIERVSGQPYEQYVTERILRPLGMSRTVFDVQELEHPEDVTVLYTTKKIEGVREVMAAPYWHDAPAMRAAGFLKSTASDLLTYLGIFCIGPEADAKGVLSQESIRQMKEAYARCDGHRSYGYGLMVAQGFPDGLMIEHGGSLKGISSHIFALPEKGLTGVILCNLDGVSVRQLALGLLHTIAGRPAEAQLYPIVPIELPIANQVEYTGRYVSEEWLSATIEQKDGCLRIVESDGLSYPLIPVEKDGFVFKRGNYVVWIDFFRSPAGEIVRMSYALRQLLKEKNKEK; this is encoded by the coding sequence ATGAATGGCTGGATCGATTCGTTTGAAGCGTATGCCCAGACATTGCTGGGGGAAGCGAAGGCGCCGGGGGCGGTGGTCGGCGTCAAAAAGAATGGCGAATGGCTGTACCAGGGAACATTTGGATACCGGGACAGGGAGCAGGGATTGCCGCTGTCCATGGATACCGTTTTCGGCATCGCTTCCGTGACGAAGTCGTTTACCTGCGTGGCGATCATGCAGCTGCAGGAGGCCGGGAAGCTCTCCGTCCACGACCCGGTCGTAAAGTACTTGCCTGAGCTGCGGATGGGGGCGGAGGAATGGCGAAACAAAATCACCATTCACCACTTCATGACGCATACGCCGGGCATGCCTCCGCTGCCCTTTTTGGATGGAGCCATGAAGCGCAGCCTGGAGCAGGACCCTGCCATTCGGGGCACAGAGGCCGAAGCGGAGCTGCAGAAGCTCCCGTATCTCGACACGTACGAAGAAGTGCTGGCAGCCATTTCGGATTTCAACGGGGCGCCGCTGGGAGAGCCGGGCGAGGTGTTCAGCTACAACAACGACGCGTACGGACTGCTCGGTGCCATCATCGAACGGGTGAGCGGCCAGCCGTATGAGCAGTATGTCACCGAGCGCATCCTGCGACCGCTCGGCATGTCCCGGACGGTGTTTGACGTGCAGGAGCTGGAGCATCCGGAAGATGTGACCGTCCTGTACACCACGAAAAAAATCGAGGGCGTACGCGAGGTAATGGCGGCACCGTACTGGCACGACGCACCGGCCATGCGTGCTGCCGGCTTTCTCAAATCGACGGCGAGCGATCTGTTGACGTACCTGGGCATCTTTTGCATCGGACCCGAGGCGGATGCGAAGGGAGTCTTGTCGCAAGAGAGCATCCGGCAGATGAAGGAAGCCTACGCCAGATGCGACGGGCATCGCTCCTACGGGTACGGGCTGATGGTGGCACAAGGTTTTCCCGACGGGCTCATGATCGAGCACGGGGGATCGCTCAAGGGGATCAGCTCCCATATTTTTGCCCTTCCCGAAAAGGGACTGACGGGGGTGATCCTGTGCAATCTCGACGGCGTTTCCGTGCGCCAACTGGCTTTGGGATTGCTCCATACAATCGCGGGCAGGCCGGCGGAGGCACAGCTTTATCCCATTGTCCCCATCGAACTGCCGATTGCAAACCAGGTGGAGTACACGGGCCGCTACGTATCGGAGGAATGGCTTTCCGCGACGATCGAGCAAAAGGACGGCTGTCTGCGCATCGTGGAGAGCGACGGGCTTTCTTATCCGCTGATTCCCGTGGAAAAGGACGGCTTCGTGTTCAAGCGGGGGAACTACGTTGTCTGGATCGACTTCTTTCGATCGCCAGCAGGGGAGATCGTACGGATGAGCTACGCGCTGCGTCAACTGCTGAAGGAGAAGAACAAAGAAAAGTAA
- a CDS encoding serine hydrolase, protein MGTWQQAINEVLQDAPGVFGVAAAHLETEETAGHLENELFQLASAFKIPILVTLMRDVEDGKIRLDQRVTLKWEERVPGSGILQELDAGAALTVKDLATLMTIVSDNYATDLILGLVGLENVNAHMRELGLEQIYLRHTCWQLLNACVGMEEPHPSPEGFAEYERREETGEYDILLDVSLPTLDNNVATPADLNRLLAMIAKKEILTPASCDLMLDILRRQQFNSRLPYLLPPGTKVAHKTGTVNEVVNDAGLIFLPQGKGTIAITVLSRGIQDKLAAEQTIARIAKAVYDQATEG, encoded by the coding sequence ATGGGGACATGGCAACAAGCGATCAACGAAGTATTGCAGGATGCGCCGGGCGTATTCGGAGTAGCGGCAGCTCACCTGGAGACGGAAGAGACGGCGGGGCATTTGGAAAACGAGCTGTTCCAACTGGCGAGCGCCTTCAAGATTCCGATTTTGGTCACGCTCATGCGAGATGTGGAGGATGGGAAGATCAGGCTCGACCAGCGGGTGACGCTCAAATGGGAGGAGCGCGTGCCTGGCTCCGGCATTTTGCAGGAGCTGGATGCGGGAGCCGCTTTGACGGTAAAGGACCTGGCGACACTGATGACCATCGTCAGCGACAATTACGCGACAGACCTCATCCTCGGACTGGTCGGACTGGAAAACGTCAATGCGCACATGCGCGAGCTCGGCCTTGAGCAAATCTACCTGCGCCATACCTGCTGGCAGCTGCTTAACGCCTGCGTCGGCATGGAAGAGCCGCATCCGTCACCGGAGGGTTTTGCCGAGTACGAGCGGCGGGAGGAGACTGGCGAGTACGACATCCTGCTGGACGTCTCCCTGCCCACGCTGGACAACAACGTGGCGACCCCCGCCGACTTGAATCGATTGCTCGCGATGATCGCGAAAAAAGAAATTCTGACCCCTGCCTCGTGCGACCTGATGCTCGATATTTTGCGCCGCCAGCAGTTCAACAGCCGGCTGCCTTATTTGCTGCCTCCGGGAACCAAGGTGGCGCACAAGACGGGGACAGTCAACGAAGTCGTCAACGACGCGGGACTCATTTTTTTGCCGCAGGGAAAAGGGACGATCGCGATCACCGTACTGTCGCGCGGCATTCAGGACAAGCTGGCGGCGGAGCAGACGATTGCGCGGATCGCGAAAGCCGTGTACGACCAGGCGACGGAGGGCTGA
- a CDS encoding peptide ABC transporter substrate-binding protein: MKRSFAIMSVLVLLGGLFAGCSGNTASQPPSSESASPQTGKTQAAEQMLRMNAAEPETLDSGMSNDVISGAFIRSLYDALVRLDKDGKPANSVAQEIKVSDDKKVYTFTLRDTKWSNGDPVTARDFAFAWLRVLDPKTGSGSAYKFYPIKNARAFFQGKAGADEVGIKVVDDKTLEVTLESPTPYFLTLATFYYPVNQKVVEGNADWAKKPETIVTNGPFKLAAWEHKNKIELAKNDQYWDKDAVKLDKIEFSMIEDTNTELEMFNKGDLDWAGGPISALPADAIGPLHDEGKLQTMERATNYYLLFQTEKAPFTNEKIRKAFAYAVNRKDIADNIGQAGQTPLMGFVPLSASLKKEGYFKDNDTETAKQLLAEGMKELGISKLPDITYLYNTSDLHKKIAEALQAQWKQVLGVDVKLVNKELKVMFDDQEHGNYMISRSGWTGDYNDSVNFLELFMEKNSGNNSTFWHDEKYVDLVHKAYAEPDETKRNQYLLEAESILMEQMPVTGIYSSVNSWVQNDKVKGITVDPLGYIDFKWGYKEP; the protein is encoded by the coding sequence ATGAAACGATCTTTTGCCATCATGAGCGTGCTCGTCCTGCTGGGCGGTCTTTTCGCAGGGTGCAGCGGCAATACAGCCAGCCAGCCCCCTTCATCCGAATCCGCCTCTCCGCAAACCGGGAAGACTCAGGCTGCCGAGCAAATGCTGCGGATGAATGCCGCCGAGCCAGAGACGCTCGATTCGGGCATGTCCAACGACGTAATCTCAGGCGCCTTCATTCGTTCGCTCTACGATGCTCTGGTGAGACTCGACAAGGACGGCAAGCCGGCAAACTCCGTCGCGCAGGAGATCAAGGTCTCCGATGACAAAAAAGTATACACCTTCACGCTGCGCGATACGAAATGGAGCAACGGGGATCCGGTGACCGCTCGCGACTTCGCGTTCGCTTGGCTGCGGGTGCTCGACCCGAAAACCGGCAGCGGATCCGCCTACAAGTTTTACCCGATCAAAAATGCCCGGGCCTTTTTCCAAGGGAAGGCAGGGGCAGACGAGGTCGGCATCAAGGTCGTGGATGACAAGACACTGGAGGTCACGCTGGAAAGCCCGACGCCGTACTTCCTGACACTCGCGACTTTTTACTATCCCGTCAATCAGAAGGTCGTGGAAGGAAACGCCGACTGGGCGAAAAAGCCGGAGACGATCGTCACCAACGGCCCGTTCAAGCTCGCCGCATGGGAGCACAAAAACAAGATCGAGCTGGCCAAAAACGACCAATATTGGGACAAGGATGCCGTGAAGCTGGACAAGATCGAGTTTTCCATGATCGAAGACACGAACACGGAGCTGGAGATGTTCAACAAAGGGGATCTGGATTGGGCGGGCGGACCTATCAGCGCGCTGCCCGCCGACGCGATCGGGCCGCTGCATGATGAAGGCAAGCTGCAAACGATGGAACGCGCGACCAACTACTACCTCCTGTTTCAAACGGAAAAAGCCCCATTCACCAATGAAAAGATTCGCAAGGCGTTTGCCTACGCGGTCAATCGCAAGGACATCGCCGACAACATCGGCCAGGCAGGGCAGACACCGCTGATGGGCTTCGTTCCGTTGTCCGCTTCCCTGAAAAAAGAAGGGTACTTCAAGGATAACGACACCGAGACGGCGAAACAGTTGTTGGCGGAAGGAATGAAGGAGCTGGGAATTTCCAAGCTGCCGGACATCACGTATCTGTACAACACCTCGGATTTGCACAAAAAGATCGCCGAAGCGCTGCAGGCGCAGTGGAAGCAGGTGCTTGGAGTGGACGTCAAGCTGGTCAACAAAGAGCTGAAAGTCATGTTTGACGATCAGGAGCATGGAAACTACATGATCTCCCGCTCCGGCTGGACGGGCGACTACAACGACTCCGTCAACTTCCTCGAGCTGTTCATGGAGAAAAACAGCGGCAACAACTCCACCTTCTGGCACGACGAGAAGTACGTCGATCTGGTGCACAAAGCGTACGCCGAGCCGGATGAGACGAAGCGCAATCAGTACTTGCTGGAGGCGGAGAGCATTTTGATGGAGCAGATGCCGGTCACCGGTATCTACAGCAGCGTCAATTCCTGGGTGCAAAACGACAAGGTGAAAGGCATCACGGTGGACCCTTTGGGCTACATCGACTTCAAATGGGGCTACAAGGAGCCATAG
- a CDS encoding DUF2325 domain-containing protein produces MAGVLVIGGDRVGAIENRLQEKGFRHVYHVSGRKKSDVKAMIPSDTELILVFINFVNHNLCKNIKKLAKQKQVPIVFCRRSCDAVDLYEPVIS; encoded by the coding sequence ATGGCTGGCGTTCTGGTAATTGGCGGAGATCGGGTGGGGGCAATCGAGAACAGGCTGCAGGAAAAAGGATTTCGCCATGTTTATCACGTATCGGGCAGAAAAAAGTCGGATGTCAAGGCAATGATTCCATCGGACACAGAGCTGATCTTGGTATTTATCAACTTTGTCAATCACAATCTCTGCAAAAATATCAAGAAGCTCGCCAAACAAAAACAAGTGCCGATCGTCTTTTGCAGGCGTTCCTGTGACGCGGTCGACCTGTACGAACCGGTCATCAGCTAG
- a CDS encoding YezD family protein, protein MAKKREALDDRLKEKIAEALENLEYGSVHIVVHDSQVVQIERTEKYRLPSEKAEAKNMPIRAGK, encoded by the coding sequence ATGGCAAAAAAACGGGAAGCGTTGGACGATCGGCTCAAGGAGAAGATTGCAGAGGCGCTGGAAAACCTGGAGTACGGCTCCGTTCACATCGTGGTGCACGATTCCCAGGTGGTGCAAATCGAGCGGACCGAGAAGTATCGGCTTCCCTCGGAAAAGGCGGAGGCCAAAAACATGCCGATTCGCGCAGGAAAATGA
- a CDS encoding TetR/AcrR family transcriptional regulator, whose amino-acid sequence MISIWQDDDQMEPVKRKLLQAALLEFAEKGYEGGSTNQIVQSAGVSKGMLFHLFSNKKTLFLAVVDACIAYFFAYLDGRLKELSDDLLERLLQIQRVKMELFAEEPHLYRMAVSTFIDCPAGCRDEIKAREAEFNERYFSLFLNDVDTSKWREQLDVKQSLSFILAAIEALTQKHVRDQSQARYRGLERLALFQEEIGAFCDMIRYGLYKQ is encoded by the coding sequence ATGATTTCGATCTGGCAAGACGACGATCAGATGGAGCCTGTCAAAAGAAAGCTGCTGCAGGCTGCCCTGCTGGAATTCGCGGAAAAGGGGTATGAAGGCGGGTCTACCAATCAGATCGTACAAAGCGCAGGCGTCTCCAAAGGGATGCTGTTCCACCTGTTTTCCAACAAAAAGACCTTGTTCCTGGCGGTTGTCGACGCGTGTATCGCGTATTTTTTCGCCTACCTCGATGGGCGCTTGAAAGAGCTGTCTGACGATCTTTTGGAGCGCCTTCTCCAGATCCAGCGAGTGAAAATGGAGTTATTTGCAGAGGAGCCTCATCTGTACCGGATGGCGGTATCGACCTTCATCGATTGTCCGGCCGGCTGCCGGGATGAAATAAAGGCGAGGGAAGCGGAATTCAACGAACGGTATTTTTCGTTGTTCCTGAACGACGTGGATACGTCGAAATGGCGGGAGCAGCTCGATGTCAAGCAGTCGCTTTCCTTCATCCTCGCCGCCATCGAGGCGCTGACGCAAAAGCACGTGCGAGACCAATCCCAAGCGCGTTACAGGGGATTGGAGCGATTGGCCCTGTTCCAAGAGGAGATCGGAGCGTTTTGCGACATGATCCGATACGGGCTGTACAAACAGTAG
- a CDS encoding IclR family transcriptional regulator produces MPKTEKDRYLSNSLIRGLEILKMFDASHSTLSLAEIAAKMGVSRTVPFRFLYTLQHLGYLFQDETTKRYQLTPKVMELGFAFLNTMHLPELARPYLEKLRDQTGASAHIGILDGTEVVYIARAATSTNFSTLNVMIGSRLPAHATSMGKVLLAFLPEEKRASVMESIQLQSFTTQTKTMMEDLKAQLEEIRAQGYAVSNEEFEIGIYSVAFPIFDRDGVISAAINIASPTSMINESVIDSQIIPAVREAAKALSGYSNK; encoded by the coding sequence ATGCCGAAAACGGAGAAAGATCGGTATCTCTCCAATTCCCTCATCAGGGGGTTGGAAATTTTAAAAATGTTCGACGCATCCCATTCGACGCTGAGTCTGGCGGAGATCGCCGCCAAGATGGGGGTAAGCCGGACCGTTCCATTCAGATTTCTCTATACGCTTCAGCATCTGGGCTACCTCTTTCAGGATGAAACGACCAAGCGCTATCAGCTGACCCCCAAGGTCATGGAGCTGGGCTTCGCTTTCTTGAACACCATGCACCTTCCCGAGCTGGCCCGCCCGTATCTGGAAAAGCTGCGGGACCAGACGGGAGCCTCCGCCCACATCGGCATTCTGGACGGAACCGAAGTCGTGTACATCGCACGTGCCGCCACTTCCACCAACTTCTCCACGCTGAACGTCATGATCGGCTCGCGGCTCCCTGCCCATGCCACATCGATGGGCAAGGTGCTGCTGGCGTTTTTGCCGGAGGAAAAACGGGCGTCCGTGATGGAGTCGATCCAGCTGCAATCGTTTACGACGCAGACGAAGACGATGATGGAAGACTTGAAAGCGCAGCTGGAGGAGATTCGCGCGCAAGGCTACGCTGTCAGCAATGAAGAATTCGAGATCGGAATTTATTCGGTGGCGTTCCCCATTTTCGACCGGGACGGCGTCATTTCGGCCGCGATCAATATCGCCTCGCCGACGAGCATGATCAACGAAAGCGTGATCGACTCGCAAATCATCCCGGCGGTCCGCGAAGCCGCAAAAGCTTTGTCTGGCTATTCCAACAAGTAA
- the nadX gene encoding aspartate dehydrogenase has product MKIGIIGGGTVATFLTKSINIDRRLPGCTVDSALLRRPEVADEWERTYGTRAFTDLEAFLSSGIDIVVEAATVEAVRDYAEKVISKRKDLVVISVGALVDPKLYERLSEMCRQLGTRILLPSGAIGGLDVIHSAMALGQLDQVTLTTRKPAASLLGHRVEEEQVVFAGTATEAISRFPKNINVAIVLSLAGLGCDDTRVTIVADPQATKNTHCIEAVGAFGKMSIQLENDPMPDNPKTSYLAALSVLSTLKKQTERISIG; this is encoded by the coding sequence ATGAAGATCGGGATCATCGGGGGAGGAACGGTAGCGACCTTCCTGACCAAAAGCATCAACATCGATCGACGGCTCCCCGGCTGTACGGTAGACTCCGCCTTGCTGAGGAGGCCGGAAGTGGCAGACGAGTGGGAGCGCACGTACGGGACACGTGCCTTTACGGATCTGGAGGCGTTTCTTTCGTCGGGGATTGATATCGTGGTGGAGGCGGCGACGGTCGAAGCGGTGCGCGACTACGCCGAGAAGGTCATCTCCAAGCGCAAGGACCTCGTGGTCATCAGCGTAGGAGCGCTTGTGGATCCGAAATTGTATGAGCGGCTAAGCGAAATGTGCCGTCAGCTGGGCACGCGCATCCTGCTGCCTTCCGGGGCCATCGGCGGTCTGGATGTGATCCATTCCGCGATGGCGCTGGGACAGCTCGACCAGGTCACGCTCACGACCCGCAAGCCGGCTGCGTCGCTCCTGGGGCATCGGGTGGAGGAGGAGCAAGTGGTCTTCGCCGGTACCGCTACGGAAGCGATCAGCCGCTTCCCGAAAAACATCAACGTGGCCATCGTCCTGTCGCTCGCGGGCCTCGGCTGCGACGACACCCGCGTGACGATCGTGGCCGATCCGCAAGCAACGAAAAACACGCACTGCATCGAAGCGGTCGGAGCATTCGGGAAGATGAGCATCCAGCTGGAAAACGACCCGATGCCGGACAATCCGAAGACGAGCTATCTCGCCGCCTTGAGTGTTCTTTCTACATTAAAGAAGCAGACCGAGCGCATTTCGATCGGATAA
- a CDS encoding alpha/beta hydrolase: MPFTQVGSLRIHYRTAGEGMPLFLLHGLGNNSQSWSRQLAGLQDHFQVIAWDTPGYGDSSDPDPEFRTFGELAELLKGFIDSLGFRKIFLLGHSMGSTLAMEFCAKYPEYVEALILAASTRGGRTNPETNERKLKNRLHNVENLPPQELAELRTPDMFSPYAAPEIIAEAKRIMSMVRPPGYRSVAYSLYHADQTELLGSIKLPTMLICGEDDKVTPVPESRIVAEKIEGATLHLIPRAGHVCYIEQPEEFNRLVLSFLHKFDKGEA; the protein is encoded by the coding sequence ATGCCATTTACACAAGTCGGATCGCTCAGGATTCACTACCGGACGGCGGGCGAAGGAATGCCGCTCTTCCTGCTGCACGGTCTCGGCAACAATTCACAATCATGGTCCCGCCAGCTTGCGGGTCTGCAGGATCACTTCCAGGTCATCGCCTGGGACACGCCCGGCTACGGAGACAGCTCCGATCCGGATCCGGAGTTTCGCACCTTTGGCGAACTTGCTGAACTGCTCAAAGGCTTTATCGATTCTCTGGGCTTCCGGAAAATCTTCCTGCTCGGACATTCGATGGGCAGCACGCTCGCCATGGAGTTTTGCGCGAAGTATCCGGAATACGTGGAAGCACTGATCCTCGCGGCGAGCACCCGCGGCGGCCGGACGAATCCGGAGACGAATGAGCGCAAGCTGAAGAATCGCCTGCACAACGTGGAAAACCTGCCGCCGCAGGAGCTGGCCGAGCTGCGCACGCCGGACATGTTTTCTCCGTACGCCGCGCCGGAAATCATCGCCGAAGCCAAGCGCATCATGTCGATGGTGAGGCCGCCCGGTTACCGCTCTGTGGCTTACTCCCTCTACCATGCGGATCAGACGGAGCTGCTCGGGTCCATCAAGCTGCCGACGATGCTCATTTGCGGAGAGGACGACAAGGTCACTCCGGTGCCGGAATCGCGTATCGTCGCAGAGAAAATCGAAGGTGCCACCCTTCATCTCATCCCGCGTGCGGGCCACGTGTGCTACATCGAGCAGCCGGAGGAGTTCAACCGTCTCGTGCTGTCGTTCCTGCACAAGTTTGACAAGGGGGAAGCGTGA
- a CDS encoding cupin domain-containing protein has translation MSEQNISIQEFEQKYVARLETRKLDYNALSFQEQVNPAYRRAQCRYVGTGGVATSDSNVIQAEHFTLSNMYLPAGAEGPLHLHSDVEEVFFVIKGSITALVQIGETVHEIKLGERDCIWTPPGYYRGVRNDGDEEAIMAVMLGAPKPQIPTYPEGSELEKIRVERAKAKAAAAAAEQQK, from the coding sequence ATGAGTGAACAAAACATCTCCATTCAAGAATTTGAGCAAAAATACGTAGCACGTCTGGAAACCCGCAAACTCGACTACAATGCACTCTCTTTCCAGGAGCAAGTAAACCCTGCTTACCGTCGCGCGCAATGCCGTTATGTCGGGACCGGCGGCGTCGCTACTTCTGACAGCAACGTCATCCAAGCCGAGCACTTCACCCTGAGCAACATGTACCTGCCGGCTGGCGCAGAAGGCCCTCTGCACCTGCATAGCGACGTGGAAGAAGTATTCTTCGTAATCAAAGGCAGCATCACCGCACTGGTGCAAATCGGCGAAACGGTTCATGAAATCAAGCTCGGCGAGCGCGATTGCATCTGGACTCCTCCAGGCTACTACCGCGGCGTTCGCAACGATGGCGATGAAGAAGCGATCATGGCGGTTATGCTGGGCGCGCCAAAACCGCAAATCCCGACTTACCCGGAAGGCAGCGAGCTGGAAAAAATCCGCGTCGAACGCGCAAAAGCAAAAGCAGCGGCGGCAGCGGCCGAGCAACAAAAATAA
- a CDS encoding ABC transporter permease: protein MKKGWNLLIQYQSLIWIVVLWEVIASLQIMPERLFPSLGKVVVVALDLITSGMLMENLPTTLFRVFAGFVLAAVIGVPLGLLMSRSAMLNDVMQPLFSLGYPIPRVALYPILVFILGLGSASKVSLIFIECLFPVVLNTYYGATRVGKLYLWAGQNMGASRSQLFWRVLLPATMPSIFTGLKIALPLAFIIAVLTEMIGSTIGMGYLLSYMSASLMQEKVLACVFLITLVGYLLNLLLQVVQRKYVFWQ from the coding sequence ATGAAAAAAGGATGGAATCTCCTCATTCAATACCAATCGCTCATCTGGATCGTCGTCCTGTGGGAGGTCATCGCCTCTCTGCAGATCATGCCCGAGCGCCTTTTTCCGTCACTGGGCAAGGTCGTCGTGGTGGCGCTTGACCTGATCACGTCCGGCATGCTCATGGAAAATCTGCCGACGACGCTGTTCCGCGTTTTTGCCGGGTTTGTACTGGCGGCAGTGATCGGTGTGCCGCTCGGGCTGTTGATGAGCCGCTCCGCCATGCTCAACGACGTGATGCAGCCTCTCTTTTCGCTCGGCTACCCAATCCCACGCGTAGCGCTCTACCCGATTCTCGTCTTCATTCTCGGCCTGGGCTCCGCGTCCAAGGTGTCCCTCATTTTTATTGAATGCCTGTTCCCCGTTGTCCTGAACACCTACTACGGAGCCACGCGGGTAGGCAAGCTGTACCTGTGGGCAGGGCAAAACATGGGGGCGAGTCGCAGTCAACTATTTTGGCGCGTGCTGCTGCCGGCGACCATGCCCTCGATTTTTACCGGCTTGAAAATTGCGCTCCCGCTGGCGTTTATTATCGCGGTGCTGACGGAAATGATTGGCTCGACTATCGGGATGGGGTATCTGCTCAGCTACATGTCGGCCTCGCTGATGCAGGAAAAAGTGCTGGCATGCGTGTTTTTGATTACTTTGGTCGGCTATTTGCTCAACCTGCTGCTTCAGGTCGTGCAGCGAAAGTACGTGTTTTGGCAGTAG
- a CDS encoding ABC transporter permease, with protein sequence MDKRLHKIALIEVVALLVLWQLLATLQWIPEYLSSPAVIGKELFAMIASGDLFSNAAASLYRSIVGFLLVTVVGIVLGIAAGHFKPIGTFFAPIVDVLNPVPKIALLPILMVWFGISETTRVLLIFLTAFFPCFIATQDGVHGVRQVYVWAAQNMGVSRIQILWKVVLPAALPKIFDGLRVSLGLTFVMLFSSEMIGSSNGLGLGFMILTADMAGRTDLMFVSIFIIALLGFLFDRILLAVRARMLWWTENRG encoded by the coding sequence ATGGACAAACGCCTGCACAAAATCGCCCTGATCGAGGTCGTCGCATTGCTCGTCCTCTGGCAGCTGCTCGCGACCCTGCAGTGGATTCCCGAGTATTTGTCCAGCCCTGCCGTGATCGGCAAGGAACTGTTTGCCATGATCGCGAGCGGCGACTTGTTCAGCAATGCGGCCGCGAGCTTATATCGCTCGATTGTCGGCTTCTTGCTGGTGACCGTCGTAGGGATCGTCCTCGGCATCGCCGCAGGGCACTTCAAACCGATCGGCACTTTTTTTGCCCCGATCGTGGACGTGCTGAATCCGGTTCCGAAAATCGCGCTTTTGCCGATCCTGATGGTCTGGTTCGGCATATCCGAGACGACGCGGGTGCTGCTCATCTTTTTGACGGCGTTCTTCCCCTGTTTCATCGCGACGCAGGATGGCGTGCACGGAGTGAGGCAGGTTTACGTCTGGGCCGCGCAAAACATGGGGGTCAGCCGCATACAAATCTTGTGGAAGGTCGTTCTCCCGGCCGCTTTGCCGAAAATCTTCGACGGTCTCCGCGTTTCGCTCGGCTTGACGTTCGTCATGCTGTTTTCCTCGGAAATGATCGGCTCCTCCAACGGCCTCGGGCTCGGCTTCATGATTTTGACCGCCGACATGGCAGGCCGCACCGACTTGATGTTCGTCTCGATCTTCATCATCGCCTTGCTCGGCTTTTTGTTCGACCGCATTTTACTGGCTGTCCGCGCGCGCATGCTCTGGTGGACAGAGAACAGGGGGTAG